One Helianthus annuus cultivar XRQ/B chromosome 7, HanXRQr2.0-SUNRISE, whole genome shotgun sequence genomic region harbors:
- the LOC118480604 gene encoding AAA-ATPase At3g50940-like yields MTSSSPESKTPTLKTLISTVGSVATAAMVARTLLPSDFQDYLYSGFCNFINKLSRHLTMVIYEFDGVRENEIYNAAEIYLATRVSHDIHRVKVNKNPSDNNIIVAMEINERFTDVYNGVKFHWSLSSKKFPSTVYYSDDGYGSRSTNRSTQQRSFELTFHRKHTDLVLNHYFPFILNVAETKKRKRKTVKIFTVDYNQLSLMMPESQDHPVWTSVSLDHPATFATLAMDADVKETVMNDLNRFVERREYYRRVGKAWKRGYLLYGPPGTGKSSLIAAMANYLNFDIYDLELADLTNSMLRQLLLATANRSILVVEDVDCSVELHDRAGEDAVTGNRPQGYRPEHRVTLSGFLNFIDGLWSSCGDERIIVFTTNRKEKLDPALLRPGRMDVHINMSYCTPYGFRLLASNYHGITQHERFEEIDDLIGKVEITPAEVAEQLLRDDDADRALGGLVEFFNVKMQENEEAKAKEIKVIK; encoded by the exons ATGACGTCATCGTCACCTGAATCCAAAACCCCCACCCTAAAAACCCTCATTTCCACCGTCGGCTCCGTCGCAACGGCGGCGATGGTAGCTCGCACTCTCCTACCTTCTGACTTCCAAGACTACCTCTATTCCGGCTTCTGTAACTTCATCAACAAGCTATCCAGACACTTAACAATGGTGATCTACGAGTTCGACGGTGTTCGCGAAAACGAGATCTACAACGCCGCTGAAATCTATCTCGCAACTCGAGTATCTCATGATATTCATCGTGTGAAGGTTAACAAAAACCCTAGCGACAACAACATCATCGTCGCCATGGAAATCAACGAGAGGTTTACAGATGTTTACAACGGCGTCAAATTCCACTGGTCTTTATCTTCAAAGAAGTTTCCGTCAACAGTATATTACAGCGACGACGGTTATGGCAGCAGGAGTACTAACAGATCTACTCAACAACGATCGTTCGAGCTCACGTTTCATCGCAAACACACAGATCTGGTGTTGAACCACTACTTTCCGTTCATACTTAACGTCGCTGAAACTAAAAAACGCAAGAGGAAAACCGTTAAGATATTCACCGTTGATTACAACCAGCTATCGTTGATGATGCCGGAGAGTCAAGACCATCCGGTGTGGACGTCGGTGAGTCTGGATCATCCGGCGACGTTTGCCACGCTGGCAATGGATGCTGACGTCAAGGAGACTGTAATGAATGATTTGAAtcggtttgttgagcggagagaGTATTACCGGAGAGTTGGAAAGGCGTGGAAGAGAGGTTATCTGTTGTACGGTCCGCCTGGGACCGGGAAATCGAGCTTGATTGCCGCCATGGCTAATTATTTGAATTTTGATATTTATGATTTGGAGTTGGCTGATCTGACAAACTCTATGCTGAGGCAGTTGTTGCTGGCAACCGCGAACCGGTCGATATTGGTGGTTGAGGACGTTGATTGCTCCGTGGAGTTGCACGATCGAGCAGGTGAGGATGCGGTTACTGGAAATCGCCCGCAAGGGTATCGTCCAGAACACAGG GTGACATTATCGGGGTTTTTGAACTTTATTGATGGTTTATGGTCGAGCTGTGGTGATGAAAGAATCATTGTGTTCACGACAAACCGAAAAGAGAAACTGGACCCTGCATTGCTTCGTCCGGGTCGTATGGATGTTCACATCAACATGTCGTATTGCACTCCGTATGGGTTTAGGTTGTTGGCGTCTAACTATCATGGCATCACTCAACATGAGCGGTTTGAAGAGATTGATGATTTGATTGGCAAGGTGGAGATTACCCCGGCTGAGGTAGCCGAGCAGCTGCTTAGGGATGATGATGCGGACCGTGCTCTTGGTGGACTCGTTGAGTTTTTTAATGTGAAGATGCAGGAGAATGAAGAGGCTAAAGCAAAGGAAATTAAGGTAATCAAGTAG